The Vitis vinifera cultivar Pinot Noir 40024 chromosome 7, ASM3070453v1 genomic interval CACATGACTACACATTGTCCTAAAATTGCTATCACCGTTTTGCATGGAATTATAGCCACCTCAAGATAGAGACTCAAGATATAAGAAAACTATGAAAAACCCGATCACAATATAGTCACACAGAGAACATAAATATTCAATAAGAAAAACAACATTATGAAATACACGATACTATGAAATgtggaaaaaaatttatggagAAAGAAGACAGTTGTATTCCATATACATTcctattaaaaagtaaagaaataaacaaaaagataaaaaaatttaatacggTTTTACAATAATTTATATGTTCATAAAAGGAACTTATATTTAAGAATCTactaatcaaataaaaagatgaGTTACAATAGAGAAGACGactcctctcctctcctctcaATTGCaatcacactttttttttttctctcaaaatgaAATCTTGAATCATAAAAGTATTAGATTCAAAAGAGGCAAATTCAtcatttcataaatatatatgtgTAGTCAATGGGAGCTCGACCTCGACATCCCCACTTAATATGATACGATAGATTCAGATTTCACAATCCAACAATACCAACAATGGATCCGTTCAACTTGATCCTCCTTAGAACCACCCTTCACTTGTTCTTTCTTACAAGACAAGAACAGGCGTGAAGAGAACAAGACaactattttttactttttgtattGTGTTTCCAAAATCAACATATGGTTTGTGATTTTTATTCTATTGATTGTTGAGGAGATTCACATGGAACGTGTAGCTTAAGATTTACACTCAATGAAATGATTTGACAATTTGTTCTGATGTTAACtggtttaagtttttttaattaaaattttattttgtttgaattctATGCTCTTGCACTTTAAGCTAACAGCCAATCCTACTTCATGTCGGTGGAACAACAAATCCAAAGATGATAGACATAATGACCTCATCAATAGGCTAATAGTCTCAGGCAGATGAGAATTTATTGGGCATCCAATGTGTAGTCTGTTTCAAGTTGATGAAAGGCCTACGAGTCAAACATTTGATCAAACTTGAATGATTGCTTGGATGGTTTAGGACGAAATTGTTAGTAGGCTTTGACAAACTAGGATGTGATATATACAGATAATATGAGGTTGAAAGGCCATGAATGATTGCTTGGATGGTTTAGGACGAAATTTTTAGCAGGCTTTGACAAACTAGGATGTGATATATACAGATAATATGAGGTTGAAAGGCCTACGAGTCAAACATTTGATCAAACTTGAATGATTGCTTGGATGGTTTAGGACGAAATTTTTAGCAGGCTTTGACAAACTAGGATGTGATATATACAGATAATATGAGGTTGACTGAAGAACCGCCATTAGAGAGTTCTTAGTTAATTAATTCATCTTCCTTGGCATCCTTGCATACCCCAAATGGCTGATTCAGAGAACTCTGTCATCTGTCATCGGTAAGCccatttgaaaatggaaaatatgttCTTATTTATCATATTGTTTTATACGATACAAACATATATTGATGGAGAAACTTCAAAACAGAGGATGTTTCAGGCCTCATGAGTCATGGCCACTTATTCACACTGTTATACATAGAATGCTATGATGtagttttattcttttaaggGTTGGATGTGAAGTTGAAGTTGGCGCATGTAGTCCGTCTGAACAGGAGTGAGGAGCTGAACCCCAGCCTTGAAGTGGCCAGATCAAACTGAAGAAGGTTGTCCTCCAACTGGTACCCTCCGATGACAATGGAGGTTCTGGGGTTGGCCCCTCCGTCGACAAATCCAAGGCACAGTACGTCGTCACTGACATACACCATTGAGTTCGCTCCGAAGATCCTCCAGAACACGCTCTCGTTCTGCAGAACAAGGTCGATGCTTGGAACAGATGGACCTACCCGTGTGCTGTAAACGTTCTTTGAGCTGAAACACACATTGAATGGTGCCACTGCTGCCACTCTGGTGATGTTTATGGCGGCTGCTGCGCTGATGAAGGCCTTAGTGAAGGCCTTGTATATGGAAGTCTCCATGACAGTGTATGGATTGACGGTGCTGATCTTTGTCCCGCCGACGCCTTCGCTGTCGATGGACAGCAGCGATGTGTTCAATGAGATAGCCTTTTCGTTGATCCTGATGGACTTTACTCTAATGAAGTATTCGGCCGAGGGTTCGCCTTGGGTGTAAGCGGATGCGGTGCTGACGGGGTTGATGTACAATGGCGTGTAGATGAGGGACTGAGAGGCGTCGATGTTGGGGAGCAGCCTGTAAGGGCCGTCGCCGAAGAACACCACGCCATTGGCGGTGGTTGAAGAAGAGAGACATGTAGCGAATTTCCTATGGAAACTGAAAGCAGAAGCGAATTGTGAAGGAAACGCAATCCTGGTGCGGCCAAGTCCGGCCATGCCCATGGCACTACTGGCGAGGCCTTCCAGGAGGAAGGTCGGTGCACAGGAGAAGAGGAACTTCGACACAGAAACAACCCGACCCGGGTTTGATCCATCGGTGGATTGAACAGAAACAAAATCTTCAGCAAGCTCACCACTGGTGGCAGTGCGAGTCACCGTGTTGTCTGGCAAGACACCACATGTGTTGTTGTTGCATCCCGGCCGAGGGGCGGAGAAGCAATCCCCACAGCCATTAGCCCTGGCTAATGAGCATTGGGCCGACCGACACCGCGCCGGGCGGTATGAGGAGGACACATAATTCTGCTCACAATCAACCCACAAGAACTGCGCTCCAAGATCAACCACAAGTTTTACAGGCACAAGAGGGGTTCTTTGGTTGATGGTGGTCAGATACTGGAGAGTAGAAGCATCCTTTGATACAGGAATAACAAGGGCATCCGGCCGGAATGATGTTTTGCCGTAGGAGGCTGGGATGAAGAGAAGGAGAAAGGAGAAGAGGAAGTATGCAAGAAAGGAAGCCATGATAGAATTATGTGAGTACAGTAGGCAGATGTGGATGGGAGAAGTAGTGGGAGGCCACCTCTTTTTATAGTTTATGTTCGGGGGTAGATCCACTACTGGGGGCTGAGGTCAAGCAAGGCTAGCTGGCTAAGTACCGAATCAATCAATTGAGTCATGACAGACAGCACCACAATCCTGAAAGGTTGCCGTGGAGACTTTTCAAACTTGGACTTGCTACTTATTTTATTTGCGCCGAAAGCAAAAGTAACAAGAATTGGAATCCTGGTTTTGATGCCATTGTTTGTGACAAAGCTTTGGCTGCCATGGCTGGGATGTTTGGTGGGTGGGGTGGCAGACAGCAAGTACACAGAGTGGCCCGGCTATGGCAACCAAGGACAATCATCAAACAccaaccttttctttttttttttctttttttttttaatttttggctTTTAACCATGGCTGGTTTCTGCAGTTGACTGAACTCCACCCACGGATTgctacttttaaaaaaatctaagaatcatttgaagtatttatgaataataattttattaataattctTAAAGAAAATCGAGTTTTATTCCATATtactaaaaagaaattaattatcaaaacatttttaaaatttttattacaatATTAAGTGATTTTCTGGTGAAAATACCACTGACGAAAGGGTTTTTAGTTTATTTCAtccaatttctaatttctagaGTTTCTTTATGAACATTTGGatattgttttgatattttcttctataatttgtctatgttttgaaaaaaaattaatacgaGTATTGTTGTTTTCATCAAATGTGACTTAGAAAATCGTTTaagaatgattttaaaaaatgtttctaatatttttaatatttgaatgataaaaaaatttaagtattaaaaatattaaaaatgttttatataattattaaagatacaattttattcaattataatattaaaattacataaattgtGTCACTTCTTGTCTTTGGATAATCCCGTTAAGAGGTGTGCATCAAATGTCAAATGAATCCATTTGCGGCTGCCGACTGTGGAATCGATCTAATCGACCATCTAGTTGAGAAAGCAGTCAATTAACGGTTGTCattaaatttatacattttccAAAGTCAGCTGAAACATTTGGATATGGAGACTGATAAGATTAGAAAGATATATCCTCAATATTATTGACAAAATTAATGATCTCTTTGCATCCTATCATTCTTTGCTGCTTTTCCAAGTTTGAGAAGCTACAAAAGATGATCATACCAAACAATTATTATTCAATTCATTTctcttaatatttatttattattatgtataAGTAATTGGTAAGAAATTAGgataatgtttgattttaagACAATTGCATTGAACTTTAatcatcttatttaaaaattaattagcgTCTCATTTGAGTGATTCACGCTCAAGTTTAAAGTCTTAACATGATAGGACACTTTCGTGACTCGAATCATAACCTTTAGCTTTGATATTTGATCGTCTTATTTGAAATCATTTGACATTTGATAAATATAGATTAAAACtcttatattatttgatatcatCCGGTTAATCGAATCAAATATACAcgtaaatagaaaaaaaaatgtaatttgacGATCAATGTGATCTCTATGTTCACAAAGTTTATCAATACTTAAGAATCCATTAATAAAAAGGATCgagaaatattataataatgaaACTTTCGAAAAACACTCTCAATTACATttacactttttaaaaaataaaatcgtaAAATATATAATAGAAGCAAACTCGTTATTGATAACAtaaaatagatatatatatatatatatatatatatatatatcggaGAATACTGCTCCCTTTAACCCTTGCAAATTGACTAGATAGCTCGATCTCATGAATAATTCAATCCAACAAGCAGAACAACGGTTTCACATCCGTTTCAAACTTTTTGAAAAGTGTTATTGCATCATTGCACAACCAAAGAAGCTTTCACACTAAACTACAAAGAGcccgtttgacagtgatttttaaaagtatttctacccttaaaaacacttttaagtgtttttgggatgaaaataaagtgtttggcaaattttaaaaaacacttttgaaaatctggaaaaacacttgaagtgatttttagagaatcacttgacaggtgttttttttaaaaaaacacttcaatttttttgaaatattccaaaaatgcccccaGTGATTCCCGATATCTTTATTCCCTTTCGTTCATACCTCTCTCCTttattctcctcctccatcgctCTCCATCTGAGACAACACAGTAAACCTCTATTTTCATTCAAGATCGTGGATCGAaggtaaatatttttattgatttagatattttttgtaaatatttttaaagattttagtatattgataaaaaaaaaattattatttttaattagaaaaatcttttttttttttttagaaattaataggtggtcatatattgttttacttttaaaattatcttttattcaatgttcctttttttttttattgatttagatattttttgtaaatattttttaaaattttagtatagtgataaaaaaattattatttttaattagaaaagtcttttttttttttagaaattaataggtaatcatatattgttttaattttaaaattatcttttattcaatgttatttttttagtgatttagatgttttttcattaataaaaagtttttttttgtttatcataccattttttttaattaaaatggtatgtcctttttgataatttattaatattaaaagtgtttttatgtttatacaatatattatcaaaaacactttagaatcattttttctgattatcataaaagtgtttttcacagAAACACTATAgtagaaaacacttcaaataaaaacacttccactagaatcactaccaaacgggtTCAAAGTCAGAAACTCAAATGAAAGGTGATCCCTAGTTGTCAAAGCTCAAACGAAGCCAAAAGATGAACGCTGCCTCCCAATTGTCTCAAACGTACTCAGCTAAAATGGCTTAATTTGCATGGGGTTGAGTTTTGTAACCACGCCCCCAAACAAGATTTTGCCAGGTGGCaaagttattattataaaatgatgACTTGAAGAACTACATGCCTCAAAGTGGGCatacaaaagaaatatttttaagcaTCAAATTTTCACAGCGATTCCCCACAACAACAAATGCACACATGGTataattaactttaattatattatctTCAATACAATattaatttgaagaattaacGGGTGTGCTTCGGAGTgagattttagaaaaatattttgattagaATATATTTCGTTATTTTCAcatcaaatgaataaatataattttagtcATATTTGCGGTGGGGCTAAACTTTTTCCCGAGAAAATGAAGGGATAATGATGGGTGGAGTAGAACTGTAGAAGAGATGAATATGGGACGGTAGCTTATGCGTAGGTGGCGCAAGAACACCACATTAAGCCAAATAAATACTACACCATCTCTGTCCTTTTACTCACTTTTTCTTCGAAACAGGTGGCTGCCATTGTCACTCTCCACCCTACTTTTTCCAGCTCTCTTCGCTTATAATCTCAAGTTCTCAACTCTTCAGTCTTCACCATGCACTCTCTCACTCACTTACAGATCAAGCCCTCAATGGCAATGTCTcttccattcttcttcttcttcttcttcttttccttctgtgtcccctcttcttcttcttcttcttcttcttctttttctctccctGTCCTCTCGCCCATCACAAAGGACCATCAGACTAACCAGTACAGTCTCAGTCTCTGCCTCAAAACCCCTCTTAAACCCTCCAAGCTCCTTCTCGATCTGGGCGGCTCATTCTCATGGGTCGACTGCTATAAACACTATGTGTCCTCCACCTACCACCACATCCCCTGCAACTCCTCTCTCTGCACTCTTCTCAGCCTCAACTCTTGCGCCCATTGCTACCGTGCGCCCTCCCCAACCTGCGCCAACGACACCTGCGCCACCACTCTCCACAACTCCGTCACCGGCAAATCCATCTTCCACAGCGCCCTCGTCGACGCGGCGGCTCTCCCCACCACTGACGGCCGCAACCCCGGTCGGCTCGCTCTCCTCG includes:
- the LOC100264861 gene encoding probable aspartic proteinase GIP2 gives rise to the protein MASFLAYFLFSFLLLFIPASYGKTSFRPDALVIPVSKDASTLQYLTTINQRTPLVPVKLVVDLGAQFLWVDCEQNYVSSSYRPARCRSAQCSLARANGCGDCFSAPRPGCNNNTCGVLPDNTVTRTATSGELAEDFVSVQSTDGSNPGRVVSVSKFLFSCAPTFLLEGLASSAMGMAGLGRTRIAFPSQFASAFSFHRKFATCLSSSTTANGVVFFGDGPYRLLPNIDASQSLIYTPLYINPVSTASAYTQGEPSAEYFIRVKSIRINEKAISLNTSLLSIDSEGVGGTKISTVNPYTVMETSIYKAFTKAFISAAAAINITRVAAVAPFNVCFSSKNVYSTRVGPSVPSIDLVLQNESVFWRIFGANSMVYVSDDVLCLGFVDGGANPRTSIVIGGYQLEDNLLQFDLATSRLGFSSSLLFRRTTCANFNFTSNP